A region from the Streptomyces tsukubensis genome encodes:
- a CDS encoding helix-turn-helix domain-containing protein: MGAELVRPELAGPDDVVLAWEGRDVLAVRLPQLSDSLDRILAALERTHGMPLAQLDRKEKQRVVRNLEARGAFAVRHGVETVAGALGVSRFTVYNYLNRENASRGG, from the coding sequence ATGGGCGCCGAACTGGTCCGCCCCGAACTGGCCGGGCCCGACGATGTGGTGCTCGCCTGGGAGGGGCGCGATGTGCTCGCCGTCAGGCTGCCGCAGCTCTCCGACTCCCTCGACCGCATCCTGGCCGCGCTGGAACGCACCCACGGCATGCCGCTCGCTCAGCTCGACCGCAAGGAGAAGCAGCGGGTGGTACGGAATCTGGAGGCACGCGGAGCCTTCGCCGTCCGCCACGGCGTGGAGACCGTCGCGGGGGCGCTCGGGGTCAGCCGCTTCACCGTCTACAACTACCTCAACAGGGAGAACGCCTCCAGAGGTGGCTGA
- the uraD gene encoding 2-oxo-4-hydroxy-4-carboxy-5-ureidoimidazoline decarboxylase: protein MTSRPQRLPDPGGATGSPGGPAQVPEGLNRFNSASEQAASAALHEVCAVRAWGSAMLARRPYPTVGELLAAGDAATAALTADGLAEAVAGHPPIGRPRPGDPVSAREQRGTAGASDALKAELLELNLAYQEKFGQVFLICATGRTGEQLRDAARDRIGNTPEREREIVRTELAGINRLRLARLVQPQPPSDS, encoded by the coding sequence GTGACATCGCGTCCACAGCGCCTTCCGGATCCCGGCGGAGCAACCGGCTCCCCGGGCGGACCCGCCCAAGTTCCCGAGGGCCTCAACCGGTTCAACTCCGCTTCTGAACAGGCCGCGAGCGCCGCACTCCACGAGGTCTGCGCCGTGAGGGCCTGGGGCAGCGCGATGCTCGCCCGCCGCCCGTACCCGACCGTCGGCGAACTGCTCGCCGCCGGCGACGCGGCCACGGCGGCACTGACGGCGGACGGCCTCGCCGAGGCGGTGGCGGGGCATCCGCCGATCGGCCGACCCCGCCCCGGCGATCCGGTCTCGGCGCGCGAACAGCGCGGTACGGCCGGGGCATCGGACGCACTCAAGGCCGAACTGCTGGAGCTGAACCTCGCCTACCAGGAGAAGTTCGGCCAGGTCTTTCTGATCTGCGCCACCGGACGCACCGGGGAGCAGCTCCGGGACGCGGCCCGGGACCGGATCGGCAACACGCCCGAGCGGGAACGGGAGATCGTCCGCACCGAGCTGGCCGGAATCAACCGGCTCCGGCTCGCCCGGCTCGTACAGCCGCAGCCGCCTTCGGACAGCTGA
- the uraH gene encoding hydroxyisourate hydrolase: MSTQTTASVSTHILDTSVGRPAAGVPVRLSARSAEQGPWTEVGASATDADGRCKDLPAPPEGTILVRLEFGTEEYFLTGRAESQRHAPEHRTGGPGPVFFPEVAIVFAVEAGEHYHVPLLLNPFGYSVYRGS; the protein is encoded by the coding sequence ATGAGTACGCAGACCACCGCGTCGGTGTCCACCCACATCCTGGACACCAGTGTCGGACGCCCCGCGGCGGGCGTCCCCGTCCGGCTGTCGGCCCGGTCCGCCGAACAGGGCCCGTGGACCGAGGTCGGCGCATCGGCCACCGACGCCGACGGCCGCTGCAAGGACCTCCCGGCACCGCCGGAGGGCACCATCCTCGTCCGCCTCGAATTCGGCACCGAGGAGTACTTCCTGACCGGCCGAGCCGAGTCGCAGCGGCACGCCCCCGAGCACCGGACCGGCGGCCCGGGCCCGGTGTTCTTCCCCGAGGTGGCGATCGTCTTCGCCGTCGAGGCGGGCGAGCACTACCACGTACCGCTGCTGCTCAACCCGTTCGGCTACTCCGTCTACCGAGGGAGCTAG
- the pucL gene encoding factor-independent urate hydroxylase, which yields MPAILGQNQYGKAENRVVRIVRDGDTHHIKDLNVSIALSGAMDEVHYHGSNTGVLPTDTTKNTVYAFAKEHGIASAEQFGIHLARHFVTSQDTIHRARIRIEEYAWERIPLPGADARPDRATETGHSFVRTRQETRLAQITYDGDRWQIVSGLTDLTVLNSTNSEFRGYVKDAYTTLKEAYDRILATDVSARWRHNWTSDEQGMPDWEQSYARTKQHLLEAFAETYSLSLQQTLYQMGSRVIDSRSEIDEIRFSLPNKHHFLVDLEPFGQKNDNEVYLAADRPYGLIEATVLRDGTEAAIPVDLTNL from the coding sequence ATGCCCGCCATTCTCGGCCAGAACCAGTACGGCAAAGCGGAGAACCGCGTGGTGCGGATCGTCCGGGACGGCGACACCCACCACATCAAGGACCTCAACGTCTCCATCGCCCTCAGCGGCGCCATGGACGAGGTCCACTACCACGGCTCCAATACCGGCGTCCTGCCGACCGACACCACCAAGAACACGGTGTACGCGTTCGCCAAGGAGCACGGCATAGCGTCCGCCGAGCAGTTCGGCATACATCTGGCCCGCCACTTCGTGACCTCCCAGGACACCATCCACCGGGCCCGGATCCGGATCGAGGAGTACGCCTGGGAGCGGATCCCGCTCCCGGGCGCCGACGCCCGCCCCGACCGCGCCACGGAGACCGGGCACTCCTTCGTCCGCACGAGGCAGGAGACCCGGCTGGCCCAGATCACCTACGACGGCGACCGCTGGCAGATCGTCTCCGGGCTCACCGACCTGACCGTGCTGAACTCCACCAACTCCGAGTTCCGGGGGTACGTCAAGGACGCGTACACCACCCTCAAGGAGGCGTACGACCGGATTCTGGCCACCGACGTCTCGGCCCGCTGGCGCCACAACTGGACCTCGGACGAACAGGGCATGCCGGACTGGGAGCAGTCGTACGCCCGGACCAAGCAGCATCTGCTGGAAGCCTTCGCCGAGACCTACTCCCTCTCGTTGCAGCAGACGCTCTACCAGATGGGTTCACGGGTGATCGACAGCCGGAGCGAGATCGACGAGATCCGCTTCTCACTCCCCAACAAGCACCATTTCCTGGTCGACCTCGAACCCTTCGGGCAGAAGAACGACAACGAGGTCTACCTCGCCGCCGACCGGCCCTACGGGCTGATCGAGGCGACCGTCCTGCGGGACGGTACCGAGGCCGCCATTCCGGTGGATCTGACCAACCTCTGA
- a CDS encoding 8-oxoguanine deaminase, producing the protein MTVTRIVIENCAVATVDAHDTEHVSGHLVVTGNRIESVGPGPAPEGLTGAVRRIDGTGCLATPGLVNTHHHFYQWLTRGLATDHNLFDWLVALYPTWARIDEPMVRAAAQGSLAMMALGGVTTAMDHHYVHPRGAGDLTGALVGAAREMGVRFTLARGSMDRGASDGGLPPDFAVETLDGALAATEEAIDAHHDPAPDAMTRIAVAPCSPFSVSTELMRQGAELARRKGVRLHTHGSETVEEERFCKELFGMGPTDYFASTGWLGEDVWMAHCVHMNDADIAAFARTGTGVAHCPSSNARLGAGIARVPDMLAAKVPVGLGVDGTASNESGELHTELRNALLINRLGAHREAALNTRQALRLGTYGGARVLGRHHETGSLEPGKLADLVLWRLDTLAHASMADPVAALVLGAPAPVALSLVDGRPVVEDGRLVTVDQEAVARTTRGEARRLAEIARSG; encoded by the coding sequence ATGACGGTTACGCGCATCGTCATCGAGAACTGCGCCGTCGCGACGGTCGACGCGCACGACACCGAACACGTGAGCGGCCACCTCGTCGTCACCGGCAACCGCATCGAATCCGTGGGCCCGGGACCGGCTCCCGAAGGGCTCACCGGCGCGGTCCGCCGGATCGACGGCACCGGCTGTCTCGCCACGCCCGGACTGGTCAACACCCACCACCACTTCTACCAGTGGCTCACCCGGGGACTGGCCACCGACCACAACCTCTTCGACTGGCTGGTCGCGCTCTATCCCACCTGGGCACGGATCGACGAGCCCATGGTCCGCGCCGCGGCGCAGGGGTCGCTGGCGATGATGGCCCTCGGCGGTGTCACCACGGCGATGGACCACCACTACGTCCACCCGCGCGGCGCCGGGGACCTCACCGGCGCCCTCGTCGGCGCCGCCCGCGAGATGGGTGTCCGCTTCACCCTGGCCCGCGGCTCCATGGACCGGGGCGCCTCGGACGGCGGGCTGCCGCCCGACTTCGCGGTGGAGACCCTGGACGGCGCCCTGGCCGCCACCGAAGAGGCGATCGACGCCCACCACGATCCGGCTCCGGACGCGATGACCAGGATCGCCGTCGCCCCCTGCTCGCCCTTCTCCGTCTCCACCGAACTGATGCGGCAGGGGGCCGAACTCGCCCGCCGCAAGGGCGTGCGGCTGCATACGCACGGTTCTGAGACCGTGGAGGAGGAACGGTTCTGTAAGGAGCTGTTCGGGATGGGGCCCACCGACTACTTCGCCTCGACCGGGTGGCTCGGCGAGGACGTGTGGATGGCCCACTGCGTCCATATGAACGACGCGGACATCGCCGCCTTCGCCCGCACCGGCACGGGGGTGGCGCACTGCCCCTCCTCCAACGCCCGCCTCGGCGCCGGAATCGCCCGGGTCCCCGACATGCTGGCCGCGAAGGTCCCCGTCGGTCTCGGTGTCGACGGGACCGCGTCCAACGAGTCCGGCGAGCTGCACACCGAACTCCGCAACGCGCTGCTGATCAACCGTCTCGGAGCCCACCGGGAAGCCGCACTGAACACACGTCAGGCGCTGCGGCTCGGCACCTACGGCGGCGCCCGGGTGCTGGGACGCCACCACGAGACCGGTTCGCTGGAACCGGGCAAACTCGCCGACCTGGTGCTGTGGCGGCTGGACACCCTCGCGCACGCCTCCATGGCCGATCCGGTGGCGGCGCTGGTCCTCGGCGCCCCGGCGCCCGTCGCACTCTCCCTCGTCGACGGCCGCCCCGTCGTCGAGGACGGCCGGCTGGTGACCGTGGACCAGGAGGCGGTCGCCCGTACCACCCGCGGGGAAGCCCGGCGCCTCGCGGAGATCGCCCGCTCCGGATAA
- a CDS encoding nucleobase:cation symporter-2 family protein, producing the protein MAAEPRFHSATSADRATDSPADGASKHPVDETLPPVKLFTSGLQHVAAMYAGVVAPPMIVGPAVGLGAQDTAFLMGASLFTAGIATLLQTIGFWKIGARLPFVNGVSFAGVTPMVAIGRDRGEDGIAVIFGAIIVAGIVGFLLTPYFCKLVRFFPPVVTGTVITLIGLSLLPVAFRWAQGGNPAAAEYGSMRNIGMAALTLAVVLALRKLLRGFLQQIAILLGLAVGTLVALPLGMSSFDAIREADVIGFPTPFHFGGPQFEIAAIVSLCVVMLVCMTESTADMLALGRIVDRPADERTIEGGLRADTLGSALSPLFNGFMCSAFAQNVGLVAMTKVRSRFVVAAAGGILVLLGLFPVAASVIALVPLPVLGGAGIALFGTVASSGIQTLASAALEKGENALIVAAAVGIGLIPIAAPDFYHAFPEDLLVVLDSGISTGCIVAIVLNLAFNHLGRKDGNDGGTEPGEDRECFPPLAETAADRTPRASGSGAAAEAV; encoded by the coding sequence GTGGCCGCCGAGCCCAGGTTTCACAGCGCGACAAGCGCCGACCGAGCAACGGACTCCCCAGCGGACGGGGCGAGCAAGCACCCCGTCGACGAGACCCTCCCGCCCGTCAAGCTCTTCACCAGCGGACTCCAGCACGTGGCCGCGATGTACGCGGGCGTGGTCGCACCGCCGATGATCGTCGGCCCCGCGGTCGGCCTCGGCGCCCAGGACACGGCGTTCCTGATGGGCGCGAGCCTGTTCACCGCGGGTATCGCGACGCTCCTCCAGACCATCGGCTTCTGGAAGATCGGGGCCAGGCTGCCGTTCGTCAACGGCGTCTCCTTCGCCGGAGTCACGCCCATGGTCGCCATCGGCCGGGACCGCGGCGAGGACGGCATCGCCGTCATCTTCGGCGCGATCATCGTCGCCGGGATCGTGGGCTTCCTCCTCACCCCTTACTTCTGCAAACTCGTCCGGTTCTTCCCCCCGGTGGTCACCGGCACCGTGATCACCCTGATCGGCCTCTCCCTGCTGCCCGTCGCCTTCCGCTGGGCCCAGGGCGGCAACCCCGCCGCCGCCGAATACGGTTCGATGCGGAACATCGGCATGGCCGCACTCACCCTCGCCGTCGTGCTGGCCCTGCGGAAACTGCTCCGCGGCTTCCTCCAGCAGATCGCGATCCTCCTCGGTCTGGCCGTGGGCACCCTCGTCGCCCTTCCGCTCGGGATGTCCTCCTTCGACGCCATCCGGGAAGCGGACGTCATCGGCTTCCCCACGCCCTTCCACTTCGGCGGCCCGCAGTTCGAGATCGCCGCCATCGTCTCCCTGTGCGTGGTGATGCTCGTCTGCATGACGGAGTCCACCGCCGACATGCTGGCGCTCGGCAGGATCGTCGACCGGCCCGCGGACGAGCGGACCATCGAGGGCGGACTGCGCGCCGACACCCTCGGCAGCGCCCTGAGCCCCCTCTTCAACGGCTTCATGTGCAGCGCCTTCGCCCAGAACGTGGGGCTGGTCGCCATGACCAAGGTGCGCAGCAGGTTCGTCGTCGCGGCCGCCGGCGGCATCCTGGTCCTGCTGGGGCTCTTCCCCGTCGCCGCGTCCGTCATCGCCCTGGTGCCGCTGCCGGTGCTCGGCGGGGCGGGCATCGCCCTCTTCGGCACGGTCGCGTCCAGCGGCATCCAGACGCTGGCCTCCGCCGCGCTGGAGAAGGGCGAGAACGCGCTGATCGTGGCCGCGGCCGTCGGCATCGGGCTGATACCGATCGCGGCGCCCGACTTCTACCACGCCTTCCCCGAGGATCTGCTGGTCGTCCTCGACTCCGGGATATCGACCGGGTGCATCGTGGCGATCGTGCTGAACCTCGCCTTCAACCACCTGGGGAGGAAGGACGGGAACGACGGCGGTACGGAGCCGGGGGAGGACCGGGAATGCTTCCCGCCGCTTGCGGAGACCGCGGCCGACCGGACACCCCGAGCTTCCGGTTCCGGTGCGGCGGCCGAGGCGGTGTGA
- a CDS encoding serine/threonine-protein kinase — MELDRLFVDLDSVRWADVEHAYGGAEDVPGLLRALAGGADQASEALDELWGTIVHQETVFAASAAAVPFLARLAAAGVRPAELLALLGTLAAGAEEPGAGEPGACRAAVAGQLPLILPLTGAADARVRRAAVRTAGCTGDPAARSALNARRAEEKDAGVRAELLAALAGLDPAGGAAAAAGALADGEPAEARLIALMICAETGVPWTAEHRETLLSLLPAGPLVRGGADPARDEPLRHIVDTLLARDTDTDREAACALVESALLLPAPEARAEALWAAEHACLVSRSAPARLAPAVVPLLSDATFGRKEALLPVLELLGGHAEAAAPALAAFVADDGESADRALEVLARLDPRQAARLLARRLRARSPLSGGGTAALAGPGGPGSWPDGSLPYDPELLNALRIELDALAEAADPGAGAPERFTALLESWGPRASAALPELTVLCERSPALFAAALSAVCPPDRRARTADLLRPAAGAGPIRDRFAAADALYTLTGETGPLVGALAEGLRSGPTPGGEDGAAAEPAGPLGNRRRSGLVGRPSGGPIGIRTAGAVPGGPGEHGPAGEPVAELPREIVLAKAAALGRAALPLVPRVRGVLATEGRRSPEGLAERIRAAVTLWRLTGDPAEPLTVLAGILAEAADGPVHRPEPVRDCARALAELGPAARPVAPALVALLDRPEQVPAAVFALAAAGAAPAGAAALVLDCAERDTDPVSCLDALETLGPDALTPEEADRLETLAERDRRVRLPGPSPRLSVRSDQRIRLRARALLAGRTDGT, encoded by the coding sequence ATGGAACTCGACCGGCTTTTCGTGGATCTGGACTCCGTGCGCTGGGCCGATGTCGAGCACGCCTACGGCGGCGCGGAGGACGTCCCCGGGCTGCTGCGGGCCCTCGCGGGCGGTGCCGATCAGGCGTCCGAGGCCCTGGACGAGCTGTGGGGCACAATCGTCCACCAGGAGACGGTCTTCGCGGCGAGCGCGGCCGCGGTCCCGTTCCTGGCCCGGCTGGCCGCCGCGGGGGTCCGCCCGGCCGAACTGCTCGCCCTGCTGGGCACGTTGGCCGCGGGAGCCGAAGAGCCGGGGGCGGGGGAGCCGGGCGCGTGCCGGGCAGCGGTCGCCGGGCAGTTGCCCCTGATCCTCCCGCTCACCGGCGCCGCGGACGCGCGAGTGCGCCGGGCCGCGGTCCGCACCGCCGGATGCACCGGGGACCCCGCCGCCCGGTCCGCGCTGAACGCCCGCCGCGCCGAGGAGAAGGACGCGGGGGTACGGGCCGAGCTGCTCGCCGCCCTCGCGGGCCTCGACCCCGCCGGGGGCGCCGCGGCGGCGGCCGGGGCCCTGGCGGACGGTGAGCCCGCGGAGGCCCGGCTGATCGCCCTGATGATCTGCGCCGAGACCGGTGTCCCCTGGACGGCGGAGCACCGGGAGACGCTGCTCTCCCTGCTGCCCGCCGGGCCCCTCGTCCGGGGCGGCGCCGACCCGGCCCGGGACGAACCGCTGCGCCATATCGTCGACACCCTGCTGGCCCGGGACACCGACACCGACCGCGAAGCGGCCTGCGCCCTGGTCGAGTCCGCACTCCTGCTGCCCGCGCCCGAGGCCCGCGCGGAGGCCCTGTGGGCCGCGGAGCACGCCTGTCTGGTGTCGCGCAGCGCCCCCGCCAGGCTGGCGCCCGCCGTGGTGCCGCTGCTCTCGGACGCCACCTTCGGCCGCAAGGAGGCGCTGCTCCCGGTGCTGGAGCTGCTCGGTGGCCACGCCGAGGCGGCCGCGCCCGCCCTCGCGGCGTTCGTCGCCGACGACGGCGAATCCGCGGACCGCGCGCTGGAGGTGCTCGCCCGGCTCGACCCCCGCCAGGCGGCCCGGCTCCTCGCCCGCCGTCTGCGGGCCCGTTCACCCCTGTCCGGCGGTGGGACCGCGGCGCTCGCCGGGCCCGGCGGCCCCGGATCCTGGCCCGACGGCTCCCTGCCGTACGACCCCGAACTGCTCAACGCCCTCCGGATCGAACTCGACGCCCTGGCGGAGGCGGCGGATCCGGGTGCGGGCGCGCCGGAGCGGTTCACCGCGCTGCTGGAGTCCTGGGGCCCCCGGGCGTCCGCCGCGCTGCCCGAACTGACGGTGCTCTGCGAGCGGTCCCCGGCGCTGTTCGCCGCGGCACTGTCCGCCGTCTGCCCGCCGGACCGCCGCGCACGGACGGCGGACCTGCTGCGCCCGGCGGCCGGTGCGGGCCCGATCCGGGACCGGTTCGCGGCGGCCGACGCGCTGTACACCCTGACCGGGGAGACCGGACCGCTGGTGGGGGCGCTGGCCGAGGGGCTGCGGTCCGGTCCGACGCCCGGAGGGGAGGACGGTGCGGCGGCGGAACCGGCAGGGCCTTTGGGGAATCGGCGGCGGTCCGGGCTGGTGGGGCGTCCGTCCGGCGGCCCGATCGGCATCCGGACGGCCGGTGCCGTCCCCGGCGGACCGGGGGAGCACGGGCCGGCCGGGGAGCCGGTTGCGGAGCTGCCCCGGGAGATCGTCCTGGCGAAGGCGGCCGCCCTCGGCCGGGCCGCGCTTCCGCTGGTGCCGCGGGTCCGGGGCGTCCTGGCTACCGAGGGCCGGCGGTCCCCGGAAGGCCTCGCCGAGCGGATCCGGGCGGCCGTCACGCTCTGGCGGCTCACCGGCGATCCCGCCGAGCCGCTGACGGTCCTGGCCGGGATCCTCGCCGAGGCCGCCGACGGCCCGGTCCACCGGCCGGAGCCGGTCCGGGACTGCGCCCGGGCCCTCGCCGAACTGGGCCCGGCGGCCCGTCCGGTGGCCCCGGCTCTCGTCGCGCTCCTCGACCGCCCCGAGCAGGTGCCCGCCGCGGTCTTCGCCCTCGCGGCCGCAGGCGCCGCCCCGGCCGGGGCGGCGGCCCTGGTCCTCGACTGTGCCGAGCGCGATACGGATCCCGTGAGCTGTCTGGACGCCCTGGAGACCCTCGGCCCCGACGCCCTGACCCCGGAGGAGGCGGACCGGCTGGAAACCCTGGCCGAACGGGACCGCCGGGTCCGGCTCCCCGGCCCGTCGCCCCGGCTCAGCGTCCGGTCGGACCAGCGGATACGCCTCCGGGCCCGGGCCCTGCTTGCGGGCCGCACGGACGGCACCTGA
- a CDS encoding TIGR03086 family metal-binding protein, protein MESTVQNQSPDAAAPRPDLRPAADAVVRLLDGVADGRLGEPTPCPDYAVRELLGHLVGLATTFRDTGLKRLGATTDTAPDSALPVLDPDWRTALPDRLAELGEVWAGSEAWEGTTQAGGVTLPAAVAGRVALNELIVHGWDLARATGQPYDPPEAGLRVSYAFLAATGDDDPMRGTIFGPAVPVAGDAPLLEQVVGLSGRDPDWSAGTAA, encoded by the coding sequence ATGGAATCAACCGTACAGAACCAGTCGCCGGACGCTGCGGCCCCCCGGCCCGATCTCAGGCCTGCCGCCGACGCCGTGGTCCGTCTGCTCGACGGGGTGGCGGACGGGCGGCTCGGGGAGCCGACGCCCTGCCCCGACTATGCGGTCCGGGAGCTGCTCGGGCATCTCGTCGGGCTGGCGACGACCTTCCGGGACACCGGGCTCAAGAGACTGGGGGCGACGACGGACACCGCGCCGGACAGCGCCCTGCCGGTGCTGGACCCGGACTGGCGGACGGCGCTGCCGGACCGGCTCGCCGAACTGGGCGAGGTGTGGGCCGGGTCGGAGGCCTGGGAGGGCACGACCCAGGCCGGGGGCGTCACCCTGCCCGCCGCGGTGGCGGGACGGGTCGCCCTGAACGAGCTGATCGTCCACGGCTGGGATCTCGCCCGGGCCACCGGACAGCCGTACGACCCGCCGGAGGCGGGCCTGCGGGTGTCGTACGCCTTCCTGGCCGCGACGGGCGACGACGACCCGATGCGCGGCACGATCTTCGGCCCCGCGGTCCCGGTGGCGGGGGACGCGCCCCTGCTGGAGCAGGTCGTCGGCCTCAGCGGACGCGACCCGGACTGGAGCGCGGGCACGGCGGCCTGA
- a CDS encoding ABC transporter transmembrane domain-containing protein has product MGDTRLSRRSVLARAVTGQKRDLGIAGAVGAAHQAGEALVPVLIGLVIDRGVAEGDRTGLLIGLAVLAAVYTALSFGFRYGARAGERAAENAAHTLRTDLTARVLAPEGGADTGKLPGELTNIATEDAKRVGGALMALVIGFWALTGLVVSAVVLLKISLLLGLVVLVGTPLLLAAGHLLSKPLEARSAAEQERAAHASGVAADLVAGLRVLKGIGAEPAAVDRYRHTSRASLTATLSAARAQAAQNGMVLALTGVFIALVALVGGRLAARGDITLGELVSAAGLALFLIGPLSLFSYVNAELAQARASAARIASVLDAPGAVTPGGSAPAEPVRGGVRLRGLSYGSLDGFELDLPPGAFTGIVATDPADAEALLGALARRRDPEHGSAELDGVPFPGLDPDALRAAVLVAPHEADLFAGTLAANVAAAVPRAGADTGPALAASAADEVVRTLPRGAETEISEGGRSLSGGQRQRVALARALAADPPVLVLHDPVNAVDSVTETRIATGVRALRRGRTTVIVTTSPALLAAADAVVLVERGRVTATAPHAELVLTSPAYREAVLS; this is encoded by the coding sequence GTGGGGGATACAAGGCTGTCGCGGCGCTCCGTACTGGCGCGCGCCGTCACCGGTCAGAAGCGCGATCTCGGCATCGCCGGGGCCGTCGGCGCAGCACACCAGGCCGGGGAGGCACTCGTCCCCGTCCTCATCGGCCTCGTGATCGACCGAGGCGTAGCCGAGGGCGACCGCACCGGACTCCTCATCGGCCTCGCCGTCCTCGCCGCCGTCTACACCGCACTCTCCTTCGGCTTCCGCTACGGCGCCCGGGCCGGGGAGCGCGCCGCCGAGAATGCCGCGCACACCCTCCGTACCGACCTCACCGCCCGGGTCCTCGCACCCGAAGGCGGTGCCGACACCGGAAAGCTCCCCGGCGAGCTGACGAACATCGCCACCGAGGACGCCAAACGCGTGGGCGGCGCACTCATGGCCCTGGTCATCGGCTTCTGGGCGCTCACCGGACTGGTCGTCAGCGCGGTCGTCCTGCTGAAGATCTCCCTGCTCCTCGGTCTCGTCGTCCTCGTCGGCACCCCGCTGCTGCTGGCGGCGGGCCATCTGCTGAGCAAACCGCTGGAGGCGCGCAGCGCCGCCGAACAGGAGCGGGCCGCCCACGCCTCCGGGGTGGCCGCCGATCTGGTCGCCGGGCTCCGGGTGCTCAAGGGCATCGGCGCCGAACCCGCCGCCGTCGACCGCTACCGGCACACCAGCCGCGCCTCCCTCACCGCGACCCTGTCCGCGGCCCGGGCCCAGGCCGCCCAGAACGGCATGGTCCTCGCCCTGACCGGGGTGTTCATCGCCCTGGTCGCCCTCGTCGGCGGCCGGCTCGCCGCCCGCGGCGACATCACCCTCGGCGAACTCGTCTCCGCCGCCGGCCTCGCGCTCTTCCTCATCGGACCGCTCTCCCTCTTCTCCTACGTCAACGCCGAACTCGCCCAGGCTCGCGCCTCCGCGGCCCGGATCGCGTCCGTGCTCGACGCCCCCGGCGCCGTCACCCCCGGCGGATCGGCACCCGCCGAACCCGTCCGCGGCGGGGTCCGGCTCCGCGGACTGTCCTACGGCAGCCTCGACGGCTTCGAACTGGACCTGCCGCCCGGTGCCTTCACCGGCATCGTGGCCACCGACCCGGCCGACGCCGAGGCGCTGCTCGGTGCCCTCGCCCGCAGGCGGGACCCCGAGCACGGTTCCGCCGAACTCGACGGGGTGCCGTTCCCCGGCCTGGACCCCGACGCCCTGCGCGCCGCCGTACTCGTCGCCCCGCACGAGGCCGACCTCTTCGCGGGCACCCTCGCCGCCAATGTCGCCGCCGCCGTTCCCCGCGCCGGTGCCGACACCGGTCCCGCACTGGCCGCGTCGGCCGCCGACGAAGTCGTCCGGACGCTGCCCCGCGGAGCGGAGACCGAGATCTCGGAGGGCGGCCGTTCCCTCTCCGGCGGCCAGCGCCAGCGCGTCGCCCTGGCCCGGGCGCTCGCCGCCGACCCGCCCGTACTCGTTCTGCACGACCCGGTGAACGCGGTCGACTCGGTCACCGAGACCCGGATCGCCACCGGTGTCCGGGCGCTGCGCCGGGGCCGTACGACCGTGATCGTGACCACCAGCCCGGCGCTGCTCGCGGCCGCCGACGCCGTGGTCCTGGTGGAACGGGGCCGGGTGACGGCCACGGCTCCCCATGCCGAACTGGTCCTGACCAGCCCCGCCTACCGGGAAGCGGTGCTCTCGTGA